A genomic region of Pseudopipra pipra isolate bDixPip1 chromosome W, bDixPip1.hap1, whole genome shotgun sequence contains the following coding sequences:
- the LOC135405030 gene encoding gastrula zinc finger protein XlCGF7.1-like, with protein sequence MAPAAGQPRWRRRPAGAGVGGMSLAFPVGRRQIPCLSFLLPAPGPELRTESPEDKSPRETLVGEAVLKGSPAQEGSGEEKGRRSPHRRGSKAIPGCSEEERASLCREGGRSLRGSSDLVVPEHPPSMEKPFKCLECGKSFRQSTHLLSHQHIHTGERPYTCGKCGKSFSDSSNLRSHQRIHTGERPYTCGECGKSFRESSTLHVHQRIHTGERPYKCLDCGKRFQTSSYLLKHKQAHTGKWAFHCTDCGKGFNQNSNLVTHQHIHTGQRPYKCGECGKSFPQSSNLTRHQRTHR encoded by the coding sequence atggccccggctgcaggacaaccccgctggcgccgccgtcctgccggggccggagttggggggatgtccttggccttccctgtgggccggaggcaaatcccctgcctgtccttcttgcttcctgccccaggccccgagctgaggacggagagcccggaggacaaatccccccgtgagaccctggtgggagaggccgttttgaagggctccccggcgcaggaaggcagcggggaggaaaagggccggagatccccccacaggaggggctccaaagccatcccagggtgctctgaggaggaaagagccagcctgtgccgggaaggcggccggagcttgagggggagctctgacctggtggtccctgagcatcCTCCCAGCATGGAGAAGCCCTTCaaatgcttggaatgtgggaagagcttcaggcagagcacccacctcctcagccaccagcacatccacactggagaacggccctacacctgtgggaaatgtgggaagagcttcagtgacagctccaacctccgcagtcaccagcgcatccacactggagaacggccctacacatgtggggaatgtgggaagagcttcagggagaGCTCCACCCTCCATGTCCACCAGCGCATTCACAccggggaaaggccctacaagtgcttggattgtgggaagaggtttcagaccagctcataTCTCCTGAAGCACAAGCAGGCACATACAGGGAAGTGGGCCTTCCACTGCACTGACTGTGGGAAGGGGTTCAACCAGAACTCCAaccttgtcacccaccagcacatccacaccgggcagaggccctacaagtgtggggagtgtgggaagagctttccCCAGAGCTCTAacttgaccagacaccaacggacccaccgaTAA
- the LOC135405031 gene encoding zinc finger protein 239-like: MHTGERPYTCGECGKSFSRSSNLCTHRRIHTGERPYKCFKCGKRFQTSSNLLLHEQTHTDERPFRCMDCGKGFKRNSNLLTHGRIHTGEKPYKCGECGKSFSRSSHLLRHKHSHTGEQPGKGVGEGG, from the coding sequence atgcacactggggaacggccctacacgtgtggggaatgtgggaagagcttcagccgtAGCTCCAATCTCTGCacccaccgtcgcatccacactggagaacggccctacaagtgctttaaatgtgggaagaggtttcagaccagctcaaatctcctcctgcatgagcagacacacacggatgagaggcccttccgctgcatGGACTGCGGGAAGGGATTCAAGCGGAActccaacctcctcacccacgggcgcatccacactggggagaaaCCCTACAAGTGTGgagagtgtgggaagagctttagccGAAGCTCTCATCTGCTCCGGCACAAGCACAGCCACACTGGAGAACAGCccgggaaaggggtgggagaggggggctag